In Rutidosis leptorrhynchoides isolate AG116_Rl617_1_P2 chromosome 2, CSIRO_AGI_Rlap_v1, whole genome shotgun sequence, one genomic interval encodes:
- the LOC139889238 gene encoding uncharacterized protein gives MCTYNFLASKLTDKIPSNPNMPIKAVKYQLESEHEVEVTKSKAYRALKCAIKTVQGDYELQYAHLRDYLEELRRANPGTTTIVDVQQCDSSSDSSSDNGIYPVAYALVEKEKYDSWLWFLDCLGKDLRLDTRSNFTFISDRQKGLLQAVDRLYPCAEHRYCVKHLHGNMKSKWSGDAYKNHLWKCATSTTVPEFEKNMLALKGFSEPCWIWLNKIAPKHWSKSHFTGRAHSDVLLSNMCEVLNRWLVDARDKPIITCFEFVREYLMKRVVNVINRMSKCQGALTPSATKIFEGNQKDAHKLTVLWNGDGKYQVNGPHGEQVVVDIVNKVCACRRWEFTGIPCKHVVVVLWNMSRVNDETVGPLESWVHRVHWLDTWKNTYNYKINPVNGIDMWRKSDVPTKLLPPIKEAITG, from the exons ATGTGCACCTATAACTTTCTTGCATCAAAGTTAACTGACAAAATTCCTTCTAATCCTAACATGCCTATAAAGGCAGTGAAGTATCAACTTGAATCTGAGCATGAGGTTGAGGTTACTAAAAGCAAGGCATATAGAGCTTTAAAGTGTGCAATTAAAACTGTGCAAGGAGATTATGAGTTACAGTATGCACATTTAAGGGATTATTTGGAAGAATTAAGAAGAGCAAACCCTGGTACAACTACAATCGTGGATGTGCAACAATGTGATTCTAGCTCTGATTCTAGCTCTGATAATGGTATATATCCAGTAGCTTATGCATTGGTGGAAAAGGAGAAGTATGATTCTTGGTTGTGGTTTTTAGATTGTTTAGGGAAAGATTTGCGGCTAGATACACGTTCCAATTTTACTTTCATAAGTGATAGACAAAAG GGACTTTTGCAAGCAGTGGATAGACTATACCCATGTGCAGAACACAGATATTGTGTGAAGCATCTTCAtggtaatatgaaatctaaatggaGTGGAGATGCATACAAGAATCACCTGTGGAAGTGTGCTACATCCACTACTGTGCCTGAATTTGAAAAGAACATGTTAGCATTGAAGGGTTTTAGTGAACCATGCTGGATTTGGTTAAATAAGATTGCACCGAAACATTGGTCAAAAAGCCACTTTACTG GTAGAGCACATTCTGATGTTTTGCTTAGTAATATGTGTGAGGTGTTAAATAGGTGGTTAGTTGATGCTAGAGATAAACCGATCATTACTTGTTTTGAATTTGTTAGAGAGTATCTAATGAAGAGAGTTGTGAATGTGATTAATCGGATGTCTAAATGTCAAGGTGCATTAACACCATCTGCAACCAAAATATTTGAAGGAAATCAGAAAGATGCACATAAGTTGACAGTTTTATGGAATGGTGATGGAAAGTACCAAGTTAATGGACCCCATGGTGAACAAGTTGTTGTTGATATTGTGAATAAAGTGTGTGCTTGTCGTAGATGGGAGTTTACGGGTATACCTTGTAAACATGTAGTGGTTGTACTTTGGAATATGTCTAGGGTTAATGATGAGACTGTTGGTCCACTTGAGTCTTGGGTTCATCGAGTTCACTGGTTGGATACTTGGAAGAATACTTACAACTACAAAATTAATCCAGTCAACGGAATAGATATGTGGCGTAAGAGTGATGTACCAACCAAATTGTTACCACCGATAAAAGAAGCTATAACTGGATGA